The Pseudomonas berkeleyensis genome includes a region encoding these proteins:
- a CDS encoding sodium:solute symporter: MILDISVVFIYAACMLLLGWYGMRRARNQEDYLVAGRNLGPAFYMGTMAATVLGGAATVGTVRLGYVHGISGFWLCAALGAGIIVLNLFLAKPLLKLRIFTVTQILERRYTPMARQASAVVMFTYALMIAVVSTLASGTVLQVLFDLPFWAAILLAGGVVVVYSSIGGMWSLTLTDIVQFVIKTVGLMFVLLPICLYRVGGWDELVAKLPETALSLTTIGYDTILTYFLIYFFGILIGQDIWQRVFTARSEGVARVAGSMAGVYCVIYGLVGALIGMCAKVLLPELENANNAFAAIVQNALPDGIRGLVIAAALAAMMSTASAGLLAASTTVTEDLLPKLRGGQASSLGMARLFTLLTGLLVLAIALVVNDVIGALTLAYNLLVGGILIPILGAIYWKRATTTGAIASMVLGCATAMSFMFKDGLEANTPIYYSLAVGLLAFVIGSLLTRPQARATRLA, from the coding sequence ATGATCCTGGATATTTCCGTTGTCTTCATTTATGCCGCCTGCATGCTGCTCCTGGGCTGGTACGGCATGCGCCGTGCCCGCAATCAGGAGGATTACCTGGTGGCCGGGCGCAACCTCGGCCCGGCCTTCTACATGGGCACCATGGCCGCCACCGTGCTCGGCGGCGCGGCCACCGTCGGTACCGTACGCCTGGGCTACGTGCACGGCATTTCCGGCTTCTGGCTGTGCGCCGCGCTGGGCGCGGGCATCATCGTGCTCAACCTGTTCCTGGCCAAACCGCTGCTCAAGCTGCGCATTTTCACCGTCACGCAGATTCTCGAGCGCCGCTACACGCCGATGGCGCGCCAGGCCAGCGCAGTGGTGATGTTCACCTACGCCCTGATGATCGCCGTGGTCTCCACCCTGGCCAGCGGCACCGTGCTGCAGGTGCTGTTCGACCTGCCCTTCTGGGCAGCCATCCTGCTCGCCGGCGGCGTGGTGGTGGTGTACTCGAGCATCGGTGGCATGTGGTCGCTGACCCTGACCGATATCGTCCAGTTCGTGATCAAGACCGTCGGCCTGATGTTCGTGCTGCTGCCGATCTGCCTGTACCGCGTCGGCGGCTGGGACGAGTTGGTGGCCAAGCTGCCGGAAACCGCCTTAAGCCTGACCACCATCGGCTACGACACCATCCTCACCTACTTCCTGATCTACTTCTTCGGCATTCTCATCGGCCAGGACATCTGGCAACGCGTGTTCACCGCCCGCAGCGAAGGCGTGGCCCGCGTGGCCGGGAGCATGGCCGGCGTGTATTGCGTGATCTACGGCCTGGTTGGCGCACTGATCGGCATGTGCGCCAAGGTGCTGCTGCCGGAACTGGAAAACGCCAACAACGCCTTCGCCGCCATCGTCCAGAACGCCCTGCCCGACGGCATCCGTGGCCTGGTGATCGCCGCCGCCCTGGCCGCGATGATGTCCACCGCCAGCGCCGGCCTGCTCGCCGCCTCCACCACCGTGACCGAAGACCTGCTGCCGAAACTGCGCGGCGGCCAGGCCTCCAGCCTCGGTATGGCACGTCTGTTCACCCTGCTCACCGGCCTGCTGGTGCTGGCCATCGCGCTGGTGGTCAACGACGTGATCGGTGCCCTGACCCTGGCCTACAACCTGCTGGTCGGCGGCATCCTGATCCCGATCCTCGGCGCCATCTACTGGAAGCGCGCCACCACCACCGGCGCCATCGCCAGCATGGTGCTGGGCTGCGCGACGGCCATGTCGTTCATGTTCAAGGACGGTCTGGAGGCCAATACACCGATCTACTACAGCCTGGCCGTCGGCCTGCTCGCCTTCGTCATCGGCAGCCTGTTGACCCGACCGCAGGCGCGAGCAACCCGCCTCGCCTGA
- a CDS encoding purine-cytosine permease family protein, which translates to MHNNNNDAQHITRIETFGIEQIPEQARHAGPLDLFRLIFGGANTFATAVLGSFPVLFGLSFQAGFWAILLGVVAGSLILAPMGLFGALNGTNNAVSSGAHFGVHGRIIGSFLSLLTAVAFFSLSVWSSGDALVGGAKRLLGLPETDLTLGLAYGLFAVLVLAVCIYGFRFMLWVNKVAVVSASLLFLLGIAAFAGPFDLHYAGSLGQDDPGFWAAFLGAALIAMSNPVSFGAFLGDWSRYIPKHTAKSRIMTAVIGAQLGTLIPFVFGLATATIVAVQAPQYIEQNNYVGGLLAIAPVWYFLPVCLIAVIGGMSTGTTALYGTGLDMSSMFPRVLSRVRATVLIGLAAIAFIFIGRFAANLVQSVSTFAVLIVTCTSPWMVIMILGLIVRRGFYCPDDLQVFTRGQRGGRYWFHHGWNWRGLGAWIPSAALGLCFVNLPGQFVGPFGELADGIDISLPLTLGMAAVLYLALLNLFPEPASVYGPAGARWVRSPDSVAPGLKDAEAA; encoded by the coding sequence ATGCACAACAACAATAATGACGCTCAACACATCACCCGCATCGAAACCTTCGGCATCGAACAGATTCCCGAGCAGGCACGTCACGCTGGGCCACTGGATCTGTTCCGGCTGATCTTCGGCGGCGCCAATACTTTCGCCACAGCGGTGCTCGGCAGCTTTCCGGTACTGTTCGGCCTGTCCTTCCAGGCCGGCTTCTGGGCCATCCTGCTCGGTGTCGTCGCCGGTTCGCTGATCCTCGCGCCGATGGGCCTGTTCGGCGCCCTCAACGGCACCAACAATGCGGTTTCCTCGGGCGCCCACTTCGGCGTGCACGGGCGCATCATCGGCTCCTTCCTCTCGCTGCTCACCGCCGTGGCCTTCTTCTCGCTGTCGGTGTGGAGCTCGGGCGATGCCCTGGTCGGCGGCGCCAAACGCCTGCTCGGCCTGCCGGAAACCGACCTGACCCTGGGTCTAGCCTACGGTCTGTTCGCCGTGCTGGTACTGGCGGTATGCATCTATGGCTTTCGCTTCATGCTGTGGGTCAACAAGGTCGCCGTGGTCAGCGCCAGCCTGTTGTTCCTGCTCGGCATCGCCGCCTTCGCCGGGCCCTTCGACCTGCACTACGCTGGCAGCCTCGGCCAGGACGATCCGGGCTTCTGGGCCGCCTTCCTCGGTGCCGCGCTGATCGCCATGAGCAACCCGGTGTCGTTCGGCGCCTTCCTCGGTGACTGGTCGCGCTACATTCCCAAGCACACCGCCAAGTCGCGCATCATGACTGCGGTGATCGGCGCACAACTCGGTACGCTGATTCCCTTCGTCTTCGGCCTGGCCACCGCCACCATCGTCGCCGTCCAGGCGCCGCAGTACATCGAGCAGAACAACTACGTCGGCGGCCTGTTGGCCATCGCCCCGGTCTGGTATTTCCTGCCGGTGTGCCTGATCGCGGTGATCGGCGGCATGTCCACCGGCACCACCGCGCTGTACGGCACCGGGCTGGACATGTCGAGCATGTTCCCGCGAGTGCTGAGCCGAGTACGCGCCACCGTGCTGATCGGCCTGGCAGCTATCGCCTTCATCTTCATCGGCCGCTTCGCCGCCAACCTGGTGCAGAGCGTGTCCACCTTCGCCGTGCTGATCGTCACCTGCACCAGCCCGTGGATGGTGATCATGATCCTCGGCCTGATCGTGCGCCGTGGTTTCTATTGCCCGGACGATCTGCAGGTGTTCACTCGCGGCCAACGCGGCGGACGCTATTGGTTCCACCACGGCTGGAACTGGCGCGGCCTTGGCGCCTGGATTCCCAGTGCGGCGCTGGGCCTGTGCTTCGTCAATCTGCCGGGGCAGTTCGTCGGTCCGTTCGGCGAACTCGCTGACGGTATCGACATCAGCCTGCCACTGACCCTGGGCATGGCCGCCGTGCTCTACCTCGCCCTGCTCAACCTGTTCCCGGAACCGGCCAGTGTCTACGGGCCGGCCGGCGCACGTTGGGTTCGTTCGCCAGACAGCGTCGCGCCCGGCCTGAAGGATGCCGAAGCCGCCTGA
- a CDS encoding PA1414 family protein → MLAKLQEQVQNLLQALGLAPQPQPIRISEAEQERLRREARQRR, encoded by the coding sequence ATGCTCGCCAAGCTGCAAGAACAAGTGCAAAACCTGCTGCAGGCCCTTGGGCTCGCCCCGCAACCCCAACCGATCCGTATCAGTGAGGCCGAGCAGGAACGCCTGCGTCGTGAGGCGCGTCAGCGCCGCTGA
- a CDS encoding 5-guanidino-2-oxopentanoate decarboxylase: MTTCGEFLVKQLEAWGVDTVFGIPGVHTVELYRGLPASGIRHVTPRHEQGAGFMADGYARVSGKPGVCFIITGPGMTNILTAMGQAYADSIPMLVISSVNERERLGLGKGYLHELPNQRAMTAGVTAFSHTLMSVEELPAVLSRAFTVFEGERPRPVHIELPLDIITADASHMALAPRPTVRRPAPNRTLIREAAGLLKQAERPLLLLGGGCVAAEAEARALAAVLDAPTALTINAKGLLPPAHPLLLGSNQSLRPVRDLALEADVVLAIGTELGETDYDVVFDGDFRLPGRLIRIDIDGQQLQRNFTPHLAIQGDARLAMRMLLAEFDPRQASANSPGAQRTAAVQKRLGEDFSGWAHYRQLFDCILDTLPDARFVGDSTQTVYSGNHLVELDGARRWFNASTGYGTLGYGLPAAIGAKLAEPQRPVISLMGDGGVQFTIAELASAVEARVGIIVLLWNNSGYGEIKRYMQRRDITPIAVDIYTPDLLAIARGFGCAAERARDHAHLAELLRQAPTDRPLLIEIMEEAPFHP, translated from the coding sequence ATGACCACCTGTGGAGAATTCCTCGTCAAGCAACTCGAAGCCTGGGGCGTCGACACCGTCTTCGGCATTCCCGGCGTGCATACCGTCGAGCTCTATCGCGGCCTGCCGGCCAGCGGCATCCGCCATGTCACCCCACGTCACGAGCAAGGCGCGGGCTTCATGGCCGATGGCTATGCACGGGTCAGCGGCAAGCCAGGCGTATGTTTCATCATCACCGGGCCGGGGATGACCAATATCCTCACTGCCATGGGCCAGGCCTACGCCGACTCGATCCCGATGCTGGTGATCTCCAGCGTCAACGAACGCGAACGCCTCGGGCTCGGCAAGGGTTACCTGCATGAGCTGCCCAACCAGCGCGCCATGACCGCCGGCGTCACCGCCTTCAGCCATACCCTGATGAGCGTCGAGGAGCTGCCTGCAGTGTTGTCTCGCGCCTTTACCGTATTCGAAGGTGAGCGGCCGCGCCCGGTGCACATCGAGCTGCCGCTGGACATCATCACTGCCGACGCCTCGCACATGGCCCTGGCGCCGCGCCCGACCGTGCGTCGCCCCGCCCCCAACCGCACGCTGATCCGTGAGGCGGCCGGGCTGCTCAAACAGGCCGAACGCCCGTTGCTGCTGCTCGGTGGTGGTTGCGTCGCAGCCGAAGCCGAGGCACGCGCCCTGGCCGCCGTGCTGGATGCACCGACGGCGCTGACCATCAACGCCAAGGGCCTACTGCCACCCGCCCATCCGCTGTTGCTCGGCAGCAACCAGTCGCTGCGGCCCGTACGGGATCTGGCGCTGGAGGCCGATGTGGTGCTGGCCATTGGCACCGAACTGGGCGAGACCGATTACGACGTGGTGTTCGACGGCGACTTTCGTCTGCCCGGCCGCCTGATTCGCATCGACATCGACGGCCAGCAACTGCAGCGTAACTTCACTCCACACCTGGCGATCCAGGGCGATGCACGCCTGGCCATGCGCATGCTGCTGGCCGAGTTCGACCCACGCCAGGCCAGCGCCAACAGCCCAGGCGCCCAGCGCACCGCGGCCGTGCAGAAACGTCTGGGCGAGGATTTCAGCGGCTGGGCGCACTACCGCCAGTTGTTCGACTGCATCCTCGATACCCTGCCCGATGCGCGCTTCGTCGGTGATTCGACGCAAACCGTGTACAGCGGCAATCACCTGGTGGAGCTGGACGGTGCGCGACGCTGGTTCAACGCCTCTACCGGCTACGGCACTCTCGGTTACGGCCTGCCGGCCGCCATCGGCGCCAAGCTGGCCGAACCGCAACGCCCGGTGATCAGCCTGATGGGCGACGGCGGCGTGCAATTCACCATTGCCGAGCTGGCCAGCGCAGTCGAAGCCAGGGTCGGCATCATCGTCTTGCTGTGGAACAACAGCGGTTACGGCGAGATCAAGCGCTACATGCAGCGCCGTGACATCACTCCGATTGCCGTCGACATCTACACCCCGGATCTACTGGCCATCGCCCGCGGCTTCGGCTGCGCCGCCGAGCGCGCACGGGATCACGCGCACCTGGCCGAGTTGCTGCGCCAGGCGCCTACGGATAGACCGCTGCTGATCGAAATAATGGAAGAAGCACCGTTTCACCCCTGA
- a CDS encoding YybH family protein: MDIQAQVLEAASTLVAAFAANDSDAYFAAFSTDASFVFHTSEQTLSNRAAYRQLWDSWQRDGMRVLACRSLNPRVQVLGDNVALLCHDVIPRLHLADQDVESHERETIVFRREHENAPWLACHEHLSAMPQPLPPT, from the coding sequence ATGGACATCCAGGCCCAGGTACTGGAGGCCGCCAGCACACTGGTGGCCGCCTTCGCCGCGAACGACAGCGATGCCTACTTCGCCGCCTTCAGCACCGATGCCAGCTTCGTTTTCCACACCAGCGAACAGACCCTGTCCAACCGCGCGGCCTACCGCCAGTTGTGGGACAGCTGGCAGCGCGACGGCATGCGCGTGCTGGCCTGTCGCTCGCTCAACCCGCGGGTGCAGGTGCTCGGCGACAACGTGGCGCTGCTGTGCCACGACGTCATCCCCCGCCTGCACCTCGCCGACCAGGACGTCGAGAGCCACGAGCGGGAGACCATTGTCTTTCGCCGAGAACACGAAAACGCCCCATGGCTTGCTTGCCATGAACATCTGTCGGCCATGCCGCAACCCCTGCCGCCCACCTGA
- the aceK gene encoding bifunctional isocitrate dehydrogenase kinase/phosphatase, with amino-acid sequence MGQQWPAGEIARLILDGFDDYREHFRQITDGARARFEQAQWQEAQRASAARINLYEEKVAQTRERLGQGFDAALLEVAQWPLVKSAYIALIDLRFDDELAETWFNSIFCSLFSHDLISDGCMFIHTTRPSLRSHPSAAQTRSYRPMGELGQALQAIFEDYRFDVPYEDLPRDLQRLETQLRASLPDWICKDPELCIELFSSVLYRNKGAYLVGRLYTRDEQWPLAIPLLHQEGHGIQADAVITDEAEVSIIFSFTRSYFMVDVAIPAEFVGFLKRILPGKHIAELYTSIGFYKHGKSEFYRALIGHLATTDDRFIMAPGVRGMVMSVFTLPGFNTVFKIIKDRFAHAKTVDRNTVIEKYRLVKSVDRVGRLADTQEFSDFRFPKAKFEPECLAELLEVAPSTVVVEGDTVLVRHCWTERRMTPLNLYLDSANDAQVREALEDYGLAIKQLAAANIFPGDMLLKNFGVTRHGRVVFYDYDEICFLTEVNFRHIPPPRFPEDEMSSEPWYSVGPMDVFPEEFPPFLFADIKQRRLFSQLHGNLYDADYWKGLQEAIRAGKVIDVFPYRRKSPVI; translated from the coding sequence ATGGGGCAACAATGGCCGGCTGGCGAAATCGCCCGCTTGATCCTCGATGGTTTCGACGATTATCGCGAACATTTTCGCCAGATCACCGACGGTGCGCGCGCCCGCTTCGAGCAGGCGCAGTGGCAGGAGGCGCAGCGCGCTTCGGCCGCGCGGATCAATCTGTACGAGGAAAAGGTCGCGCAAACCCGTGAGCGGCTGGGCCAGGGCTTCGATGCGGCGCTACTGGAGGTGGCGCAGTGGCCGCTGGTGAAGAGCGCCTATATCGCCCTGATCGACCTGCGTTTCGATGACGAACTGGCGGAAACCTGGTTCAACTCGATCTTCTGCAGCCTGTTCAGCCATGACCTGATCAGTGATGGCTGCATGTTCATCCATACCACCCGACCCTCGTTGCGCAGCCATCCATCAGCCGCGCAGACGCGCAGCTATCGACCCATGGGGGAATTGGGCCAGGCCTTGCAGGCGATCTTCGAAGATTACCGTTTCGACGTGCCTTACGAGGATCTGCCGCGTGACCTGCAGCGCCTGGAGACGCAATTGCGTGCCAGCCTGCCGGACTGGATCTGCAAGGATCCGGAACTGTGTATCGAGCTGTTCTCCTCGGTGCTCTATCGCAACAAGGGCGCCTACCTGGTAGGTCGTCTGTACACCCGTGACGAGCAATGGCCGCTGGCAATTCCGCTGCTGCACCAGGAGGGCCATGGCATCCAGGCCGATGCGGTGATCACCGACGAGGCCGAGGTGTCGATCATCTTCTCCTTCACTCGTAGCTACTTCATGGTGGACGTGGCCATCCCGGCGGAGTTCGTCGGCTTCCTCAAGCGCATTCTGCCGGGCAAGCACATCGCCGAGCTGTACACCTCGATCGGTTTCTACAAGCACGGCAAGTCGGAGTTCTACCGCGCCTTGATCGGCCATCTGGCGACCACCGACGATCGTTTCATCATGGCCCCCGGTGTGCGCGGCATGGTGATGAGCGTATTTACGCTGCCGGGCTTCAATACGGTGTTCAAGATCATCAAGGATCGGTTTGCCCACGCCAAGACGGTGGATCGCAACACGGTGATCGAGAAGTACCGCCTGGTGAAAAGTGTCGATCGCGTGGGGCGACTGGCGGACACCCAGGAATTCTCCGACTTCCGTTTCCCCAAGGCCAAGTTCGAGCCGGAGTGCCTGGCCGAATTGCTCGAGGTGGCACCCTCGACCGTGGTGGTGGAGGGCGATACCGTGCTGGTTCGCCATTGCTGGACCGAGCGGCGCATGACCCCACTCAACCTCTATCTGGACAGCGCCAACGACGCCCAGGTACGTGAGGCGCTGGAGGATTACGGCCTGGCCATCAAGCAACTGGCGGCGGCGAATATTTTCCCCGGCGACATGCTGCTGAAGAACTTCGGCGTTACCCGTCATGGTCGCGTGGTGTTCTACGATTACGACGAGATCTGTTTTCTCACCGAGGTGAATTTCCGCCACATTCCGCCGCCGCGTTTCCCCGAGGACGAAATGAGCTCCGAGCCCTGGTACTCGGTGGGGCCGATGGATGTGTTCCCGGAGGAGTTTCCGCCCTTTCTGTTCGCCGATATCAAGCAGCGTCGCCTGTTCAGCCAACTGCACGGCAATCTGTATGACGCCGACTACTGGAAGGGCTTGCAGGAGGCGATTCGGGCGGGCAAGGTGATCGACGTGTTCCCATACCGGCGCAAAAGTCCGGTCATTTGA